One window of Arvicola amphibius chromosome 6, mArvAmp1.2, whole genome shotgun sequence genomic DNA carries:
- the Gjb5 gene encoding gap junction beta-5 protein: protein MNWSIFEGLLSGVNKYSTAFGRIWLSLVFVFRVLVYLVTVERVWGEDQKDFDCNTRQPGCTNVCFDEFFPVSHVRLWALQLILVTCPSLLVVMHVAYRKAREKKYQEEVGIGHLYLYPGKKRGGLWWTYVCSLLFKACIDVIFLYLFHAFYPKYTLPSVVKCHAAPCPNTVDCFISKPSEKNIFIIFMLVTAVICILLNIVELAYLVIKRCSECMASKRALAAHPEHGPGWVSSPGKQKDLLAGDLIFLGSDSHPPLLPDRPRAHVKKTIL, encoded by the coding sequence ATGAACTGGAGCATCTTTGAGGGGCTCCTAAGTGGGGTCAACAAGTACTCCACAGCCTTTGGTCGCATCTGGCTGTCCCTGGTCTTCGTCTTCCGAGTGCTGGTGTACCTGGTGACAGTCGAGCGTGTGTGGGGTGAAGACCAGAAGGATTTTGACTGCAACACCAGGCAACCAGGCTGTACTAACGTCTGTTTCGATGAGTTCTTCCCTGTGTCTCATGTGCGACTCTGGGCCCTGCAGCTCATCCTGGTCACATGCCCCTCCCTGCTTGTGGTCATGCATGTGGCCTATCGCAAAGCTCGAGAGAAGAAGTACCAAGAAGAAGTAGGCATAGGACACCTTTACCTGTACCCTGGCAAGAAGCGGGGTGGACTCTGGTGGACGTACGTCTGCAGCCTGCTGTTCAAGGCCTGCATAGATGTGATTTTCCTCTACCTGTTCCATGCCTTCTACCCCAAATACACCCTCCCTTCTGTGGTCAAGTGTCATGCAGCACCGTGTCCCAACACAGTGGACTGCTTCATCTCGAAGCCCTCAGAGAAGAacatcttcatcatcttcatgCTGGTCACGGCTGTCATCTGCATCCTGCTTAACATTGTGGAGTTGGCCTACCTGGTGATAAAGCGGTGTTCTGAGTGCATGGCTTCGAAGCGAGCACTCGCTGCACACCCGGAGCACGGCCCAGGCTGGGTCAGCTCTCCAggcaaacagaaggacctcctagcAGGCGATCTCATCTTTCTGGGCTCAGACTCTCACCCACCACTCTTACCAGACCGTCCCCGTGCCCATGTGAAGAAAACCATCCTATAA
- the Gjb4 gene encoding gap junction beta-4 protein yields the protein MNWGFLQGVLSGVNKYSTALGRIWLSVVFIFRVLVYVVAAEEVWDDEQKDFICNTKQPGCPNVCYDEFFPVSHVRLWALQLILVTCPSLLVVMHVAYREDRERKHRRKHGPNAPALYSNLNKKRGGLWWTYLLSLIFKAAVDSAFLYIFHCIYKDYDMPRVVACSVNPCPHTVDCYISRPTEKKIFTYFMVVTAAICILLNLSEVAYLVGKRCMEVFRPRRRKASRKHHLPDTCPPYVISQGGHPQDDNAVLTKVGMTTVDAGVYP from the coding sequence ATGAACTGGGGGTTTCTACAGGGAGTCCTGAGCGGTGTGAACAAGTACTCCACCGCCCTGGGCCGCATCTGGCTGTCGGTGGTTTTTATCTTCCGAGTGCTGGTGTATGTGGTGGCCGCCGAGGAGGTGTGGGATGATGAACAAAAAGACTTTATTTGTAACACCAAGCAACCGGGCTGCCCCAACGTCTGCTATGACGAGTTCTTCCCGGTGTCCCACGTGCGTCTCTGGGCCCTGCAGCTCATTCTGGTCACCTGTCCTTCCCTGCTTGTAGTCATGCATGTGGCCTACAGGGAAGACCGGGAACGGAAGCACCGCCGCAAACATGGGCCCAACGCCCCAGCCCTGTACAGCAACCTGAACAAGAAGAGGGGTGGCCTGTGGTGGACATACCTGCTGAGTCTCATCTTCAAGGCTGCTGTGGACTCGGCTTTCCTCTACATCTTCCATTGCATCTACAAGGACTATGACATGCCGCGAGTGGTGGCTTGCTCTGTGAATCCCTGCCCCCACACCGTGGACTGTTACATCTCCCGACCCACGGAAAAGAAGATCTTCACCTACTTCATGGTAGTCACGGCCGCCATCTGTATCCTACTCAACCTCAGTGAGGTTGCCTACCTGGTGGGCAAGAGATGCATGGAGGTCTTCCGCCCCCGGCGACGGAAAGCCTCTCGGAAGCACCATCTACCAGATACGTGCCCGCCATATGTGATATCCCAAGGAGGTCACCCCCAAGATGACAACGCTGTCCTCACAAAGGTTGGGATGACCACAGTGGATGCAGGTGTCTATCCATGA